One genomic region from Pyrobaculum islandicum DSM 4184 encodes:
- a CDS encoding tRNA (guanine(26)-N(2))-dimethyltransferase — translation MKLILNKEGAVEFYIPDPQTYRSIYSAPVFYNPSMEKNRTLSVLLLKTYGSGLTVCEPLSGTGIRGIRYAIESNAVGRLILNDISKEAVELIKKNLELNGVEGEVYNEDANVLLHKLRNTCDVVDIDPFGSPAPFLHAAFRALRDEGLICVTATDTAVLVGRYPRKCFRRYNSVIRRTPFYIELGLRNLVGYVARVAASEDFSIQPVFSYWENHYFRTCALATRGAREADDSLNNLGYIWYLKKRRKIVQTLDEHSSGPLWIGPLGDPLVVHKMSQYGVYSVFLQTLEMEYSIQAPWYFRLPEFAVDGKSPTLEKTLELLRRGGIYATRTHMSYDGFKAEANYDEIARILSI, via the coding sequence GTGAAGCTTATCTTAAACAAGGAAGGCGCCGTAGAGTTCTACATTCCCGACCCCCAAACATATAGAAGCATATACTCTGCTCCAGTATTCTACAACCCATCTATGGAGAAGAACAGGACGTTGTCAGTACTCTTGTTAAAAACCTACGGGAGTGGTCTCACGGTTTGCGAACCTCTAAGTGGGACCGGCATAAGAGGTATTAGATATGCTATAGAAAGCAACGCAGTAGGTAGACTAATATTAAACGATATATCTAAAGAGGCTGTAGAATTGATTAAGAAAAATCTGGAATTGAATGGAGTAGAGGGAGAGGTATACAACGAAGATGCAAACGTCTTGTTACATAAGCTCAGAAATACATGTGATGTAGTTGACATAGACCCCTTCGGTTCCCCAGCCCCCTTTCTTCATGCGGCGTTTAGAGCACTTAGAGATGAGGGGCTTATTTGTGTAACTGCAACAGATACGGCAGTGCTAGTTGGAAGATATCCTAGGAAATGCTTCAGACGTTATAATTCTGTCATAAGGAGAACGCCGTTTTACATAGAGTTGGGGCTAAGAAACCTAGTAGGATACGTCGCCAGAGTTGCCGCCTCGGAAGACTTCTCTATACAACCTGTATTTTCTTACTGGGAGAATCATTACTTTAGGACTTGCGCTCTTGCGACAAGAGGCGCGAGAGAGGCAGATGATTCACTGAATAATCTAGGCTATATATGGTATCTGAAAAAAAGGAGAAAAATTGTACAAACACTTGACGAACATTCGTCAGGACCTCTCTGGATAGGTCCTTTAGGAGATCCACTCGTTGTGCACAAGATGTCACAATATGGGGTATACAGCGTATTTCTCCAAACGCTAGAGATGGAATACTCTATACAAGCCCCGTGGTATTTTAGACTGCCTGAGTTCGCAGTGGATGGGAAAAGCCCAACTCTAGAAAAGACACTAGAACTATTAAGACGGGGCGGGATATATGCAACTCGTACACATATGTCGTACGATGGTTTTAAAGCTGAGGCAAATTACGACGAAATAGCAAGGATACTGAGTATATAA
- a CDS encoding AAA family ATPase: MAKVIAVAGLPGSGKTTVAKIIERYGYTYYSLGDIVREEAHNMGLPPDKVSVILRLESGRRAIVSRLLKNVKPREKIVIDGIRSLEEVEAIEETMGLVVLIYVVASRKVRYQRLASRGRSDDPSTYSQFLMRDIRELWFGLADLLTRADYILVNERKTVEEIEKEIITLL; the protein is encoded by the coding sequence GTGGCCAAGGTTATTGCAGTTGCTGGACTACCTGGATCTGGTAAAACAACTGTAGCAAAAATAATCGAGAGATACGGCTATACATATTACAGCCTCGGAGATATAGTTCGTGAGGAGGCCCATAACATGGGCCTTCCGCCAGATAAAGTCTCTGTAATCCTAAGACTTGAAAGTGGAAGAAGAGCAATAGTAAGTCGACTACTAAAAAACGTAAAGCCAAGAGAGAAGATTGTAATTGACGGCATTAGAAGCCTAGAAGAGGTAGAGGCAATAGAAGAGACGATGGGGCTTGTCGTTTTAATATATGTAGTTGCCTCTAGAAAGGTAAGGTATCAAAGACTAGCAAGTAGGGGTAGAAGCGACGACCCATCTACATATTCACAATTTTTGATGCGTGACATACGTGAACTCTGGTTTGGACTCGCAGATCTTTTAACTAGGGCAGATTATATATTAGTTAACGAGAGAAAAACTGTAGAAGAGATAGAAAAAGAAATAATAACGTTACTATGA
- a CDS encoding RNA-binding domain-containing protein: protein MRIEAVVEVRFTEDRGKVLKALQNVFTPVSIEEKPSESGVLIVATCEGYTCLEKLRSAIWRQGIQDAARNVISKGIVSENTIIFSVNKQAAYVGVVSFVTETNESPLGPITFTVKTNNVRQFLDWLAPRTYRGRVYYEAPPPD, encoded by the coding sequence ATGAGAATTGAGGCAGTTGTAGAAGTGAGATTCACAGAAGATAGAGGTAAAGTTCTGAAAGCGCTACAGAACGTTTTCACACCGGTATCTATAGAAGAGAAACCAAGCGAATCTGGCGTTCTAATCGTAGCTACGTGTGAAGGGTATACGTGTCTTGAAAAATTAAGAAGTGCCATTTGGCGCCAGGGGATACAAGATGCGGCTAGAAATGTGATCTCAAAAGGTATAGTAAGTGAAAATACCATAATTTTCTCCGTCAATAAACAGGCCGCATATGTTGGTGTTGTCAGTTTTGTTACTGAAACCAACGAATCGCCCCTGGGCCCGATTACATTTACAGTGAAGACAAACAATGTAAGACAATTTCTTGACTGGTTAGCGCCTAGGACTTATAGAGGCAGAGTATACTACGAAGCTCCGCCACCCGACTAA
- a CDS encoding TRM11 family SAM-dependent methyltransferase, giving the protein MICEVELNRRFLCLSKEEAFALAELGKCEIVKLDETVAVFQCESCDIFNRAALVKSVNGRRIRKEKPNIERSVKTLDFITARLMVNLARVTPNSRVWEPFVGTGAIAYEIERVGGYVIGGDIDEKILRIAQRNIRGDVVIWDVTYPPLREVDAAVGDPPYGRLSTSMMEIRALLYMFISVAPLYIKRNGYIVFASPIYVDIPFLKSCTMYLHGGLYRVIYIERV; this is encoded by the coding sequence GTGATTTGTGAAGTTGAGTTAAATCGCCGGTTTCTATGCCTATCTAAAGAGGAGGCTTTTGCACTTGCAGAACTGGGGAAATGCGAAATAGTTAAATTAGACGAGACAGTTGCAGTGTTCCAATGTGAGTCTTGTGATATTTTCAATAGGGCGGCTTTGGTAAAATCGGTAAATGGCAGAAGGATAAGAAAAGAGAAGCCGAATATTGAAAGAAGCGTTAAAACACTGGATTTTATAACAGCGCGTCTAATGGTAAACTTAGCCCGCGTGACGCCTAATAGTAGAGTATGGGAGCCTTTTGTCGGCACTGGCGCCATAGCATATGAAATTGAAAGAGTAGGAGGTTATGTAATAGGAGGCGACATAGACGAGAAAATACTAAGAATTGCACAACGTAATATAAGGGGTGACGTTGTGATTTGGGATGTGACCTATCCTCCGCTTAGAGAGGTAGATGCTGCAGTAGGCGATCCGCCATATGGCCGTCTCTCTACATCAATGATGGAGATAAGAGCGCTCTTATATATGTTTATAAGTGTCGCACCGCTTTACATAAAAAGAAACGGCTATATAGTATTCGCATCGCCTATATATGTAGACATCCCGTTTCTTAAGAGTTGCACTATGTATCTCCACGGTGGCCTTTATAGAGTTATATACATAGAGAGAGTTTAG
- a CDS encoding DUF373 family protein: protein MRILVLYVDRDGDLKGRGFVTPVVGRDEVLRLGIRYILMNPDDSDANAIFAAVKIYDKLSSEYGGENINVAVVSGSPDPAVADIVVLRELEQVLTLFDADAIYFVSDGPSDEAAIPAIQSKRPVISVQRIVVKQARGVEETVTLFRYYLNKALKEPEYRRYTVGIPSFLLFITLLGTLFNLEVVKGVLTIVFLFFAFFAMLYGFGIYDFLREVLKKFEITFITTVISLFTIVVYMLSVFLHVMWIPEYVVLVMSILPFVSYLTEAYFIYRKIKFGGIVAGVATASFFYFLFPVLVKPSKDLAETLIAVALFMASTFIVIATTYILKLVIQRK, encoded by the coding sequence GTGCGTATCCTTGTTCTCTATGTTGATAGAGATGGAGACCTAAAGGGTAGGGGTTTCGTTACGCCTGTAGTTGGAAGAGATGAGGTCTTGCGATTGGGAATTAGATATATTTTAATGAACCCTGATGATTCAGATGCAAATGCAATATTTGCAGCTGTAAAAATATATGACAAATTATCATCAGAATACGGTGGGGAGAATATAAATGTCGCAGTTGTAAGCGGATCTCCCGATCCCGCCGTAGCTGATATTGTAGTGTTAAGAGAGCTGGAACAAGTACTTACATTGTTCGATGCAGATGCTATATATTTCGTCTCAGACGGTCCTAGCGACGAAGCTGCAATTCCCGCAATACAGAGCAAACGGCCTGTAATCTCTGTCCAGCGAATCGTGGTGAAACAAGCCAGGGGCGTTGAAGAAACCGTTACATTGTTTAGATACTATCTAAACAAGGCTTTAAAGGAACCTGAGTATAGACGGTATACCGTGGGGATACCATCGTTTCTTCTTTTTATAACGTTGCTTGGAACATTATTTAACTTAGAAGTTGTTAAGGGTGTACTGACTATAGTATTTCTATTTTTTGCGTTTTTTGCTATGCTCTACGGATTTGGTATTTATGACTTTCTAAGAGAAGTACTCAAAAAGTTTGAAATAACATTTATAACAACTGTAATTTCTCTGTTTACAATAGTAGTATATATGCTATCTGTGTTTCTTCACGTTATGTGGATACCTGAATATGTTGTATTAGTTATGTCAATACTACCATTTGTCTCTTATCTTACTGAGGCATACTTTATATATAGAAAGATAAAATTTGGCGGAATTGTCGCTGGTGTAGCTACTGCCTCATTTTTCTATTTTCTATTCCCGGTGCTTGTAAAGCCCTCTAAAGACTTAGCAGAGACCCTTATAGCGGTGGCTTTATTTATGGCCTCTACATTTATTGTAATTGCAACTACTTATATTTTGAAGCTGGTAATTCAACGGAAGTGA
- a CDS encoding coiled-coil protein gives MFSREELLEKIREVSSQIDEIQGQIDKITSEINAKKALLNDIRKQLAEVRSLIDGKRNQLQKTRETIGSLVERKSQIISQIGNLKNELVQINITIQKYKEKIVVYRNLLSTLNEYIGGKTLEKEKLRRIIEQLEYFFETSPTNPEWERQFIKYISQIEKELNIVDSIEKIRTHIAALKNQVDEYKNRREAIRNEIARLAQDLALVKQELANLKASRQEIYKELAELKKKRDELKRKREEIKEEILQLAVKRKELREKKRAIQEELEKYSILLKALELAERNKARSQIKAITEQSLKERAEILYNKLLNGERLTHDEIKILIEAGYLPEE, from the coding sequence GTGTTTAGTCGAGAAGAGCTGCTTGAGAAAATTCGTGAAGTAAGTTCTCAGATAGATGAAATCCAAGGCCAGATTGACAAAATAACAAGCGAGATAAACGCTAAGAAAGCTCTTCTAAATGATATACGTAAGCAACTAGCTGAAGTTAGATCTTTAATAGACGGAAAGAGAAACCAACTTCAGAAGACCAGAGAAACGATAGGTTCGTTAGTAGAGAGAAAAAGTCAAATAATTAGCCAAATAGGAAATTTAAAAAATGAGCTTGTCCAAATTAATATTACTATACAAAAGTATAAAGAAAAAATAGTTGTTTATAGAAATTTATTATCGACACTTAATGAATACATAGGTGGTAAAACTCTTGAGAAAGAAAAACTCAGACGTATTATTGAACAACTTGAATATTTCTTTGAAACATCGCCGACAAACCCAGAGTGGGAACGCCAGTTTATAAAATATATTAGTCAAATTGAAAAAGAACTTAATATTGTTGATTCGATAGAAAAAATAAGGACTCACATTGCTGCTCTCAAGAATCAGGTTGACGAATATAAGAATAGGCGAGAGGCCATACGTAATGAGATAGCACGTCTTGCGCAAGATCTAGCTCTTGTCAAGCAAGAACTAGCAAATTTGAAGGCGAGTAGACAAGAGATATATAAAGAGCTTGCAGAATTAAAAAAGAAGAGGGATGAGCTAAAGAGAAAACGCGAAGAGATAAAAGAGGAGATTCTACAATTGGCAGTTAAGCGGAAGGAACTTAGGGAGAAGAAAAGAGCTATACAAGAGGAACTTGAAAAGTATAGTATATTACTAAAGGCGCTAGAATTAGCTGAGAGAAACAAAGCGCGTTCACAAATAAAAGCTATTACGGAGCAGAGCTTGAAAGAAAGAGCCGAGATTCTATACAACAAGTTGTTAAATGGCGAGCGTTTGACACATGATGAGATAAAGATCTTAATTGAAGCCGGGTATCTACCGGAGGAATAG
- a CDS encoding helix-turn-helix domain-containing protein, with the protein MMVVIMDYHHIGIYIAGDIIMSENPGEAIKKWRLIFGLTQTAVATKLNTSPSVISDYESGRRKFPGSRFVRKFVQALIDTDLERGGMVVSLLERRLLKDKFWIAVLDMREFTEPVPVSTFLQAIEAETLVAPPPNLDIHGYTIVDSIKLVLEVPPAEYVRLYGSTSQRAAIFTKVSTGRSPMIAIRSMSSVLSIKPSIVILHGIKPDAVDPLAVEIAKRSYLPLAATDISIEKMIESLRMFK; encoded by the coding sequence ATGATGGTTGTAATTATGGATTATCACCATATCGGAATTTATATAGCTGGCGATATTATAATGTCAGAAAACCCGGGAGAGGCAATAAAGAAATGGAGATTGATATTTGGGCTTACACAAACAGCTGTAGCAACTAAGTTGAATACCTCGCCAAGCGTAATAAGCGACTATGAATCTGGAAGAAGAAAGTTTCCAGGCTCTCGCTTTGTAAGGAAATTTGTACAAGCACTTATAGATACAGACTTAGAACGAGGTGGAATGGTAGTAAGCCTACTAGAACGACGGTTGCTTAAAGATAAGTTTTGGATTGCTGTTTTAGATATGCGAGAGTTTACAGAGCCTGTACCTGTTTCGACATTTTTACAGGCAATAGAGGCAGAGACTCTGGTGGCGCCTCCCCCAAATCTTGATATACATGGTTATACAATTGTAGATAGTATAAAATTAGTATTAGAAGTCCCCCCGGCTGAATATGTACGGCTGTATGGAAGTACATCACAGCGTGCAGCAATTTTTACAAAAGTAAGTACGGGAAGATCGCCGATGATAGCCATAAGATCTATGTCGTCTGTGTTAAGTATAAAACCTTCTATAGTAATTCTTCACGGAATTAAACCAGACGCGGTCGATCCGTTGGCTGTCGAAATAGCTAAGAGAAGTTACCTCCCACTTGCAGCCACAGATATAAGTATTGAAAAAATGATAGAAAGCTTAAGAATGTTTAAGTAA
- a CDS encoding ribosomal protein L13e: MSIVPKPLVKMPSRINAGGITKWRVGRGFSIGELKAVGLNIYQARILGIPVDERRRTEWLHNIETLRKWLIDILEGKAAPPEPTFPRTIRVKQKRGRAFRGLTSAGRRSRGLISTRFKETHNYKFKKKARERRLRKRHEATRGLGNLLRISRIINENKSK; this comes from the coding sequence ATGTCTATAGTGCCTAAGCCGCTTGTTAAAATGCCAAGCAGGATAAATGCCGGAGGTATCACCAAGTGGAGAGTAGGAAGGGGCTTTTCTATTGGAGAGTTAAAAGCTGTGGGTCTAAACATATACCAAGCGAGAATATTAGGCATACCTGTAGACGAGAGGAGAAGAACCGAATGGCTGCATAACATAGAAACGCTAAGGAAGTGGCTTATAGATATACTTGAGGGGAAAGCCGCACCTCCTGAGCCGACGTTTCCAAGAACCATCAGAGTAAAACAAAAGCGTGGTAGAGCGTTCAGAGGACTTACATCTGCAGGTAGGAGATCTCGCGGCCTCATTTCGACAAGATTTAAGGAGACTCATAACTATAAATTCAAGAAGAAGGCCAGGGAGAGGAGACTTAGAAAAAGACATGAGGCTACTAGAGGCCTTGGTAATTTGCTAAGGATTTCAAGAATTATAAATGAGAATAAATCTAAGTAA
- a CDS encoding transcription initiation factor IIB, which produces MSSSSPTSSGKPLKLRIDRDNEGYLSLVTDTGEVYRCPICGNDRFVYNYERGEIVCIVCGAVVQEQLLDLGPEWRAFTSEEKGQRARTGAPLTRLISEALTTVIDWRDKDVSGKELDIKRKLEVIRLRKWQTRARVQTSYERNFIQAAQELERLRSSMGVPRPCVEQALEIYRQALEKELVRGRSVEAMAAAALYMACRMMKMPRPLDELVRYTKASRREVARCYRLLLRELNVKVPISDPVLYISRIAEQLKLSGEVVKTAIEILQKAKKAGITAGKDPAGLAAAAVYIASLLHGDNRTQKDFAVAAGVTEVTVRNRYKELAKTLNIKVPVK; this is translated from the coding sequence ATGTCGTCGTCAAGTCCGACGTCTTCTGGGAAACCCCTTAAGCTACGTATAGACAGAGATAATGAGGGGTATTTAAGTCTTGTTACAGATACTGGCGAGGTTTATCGGTGTCCTATTTGTGGTAATGACAGGTTTGTATACAACTACGAGAGGGGGGAGATCGTCTGTATTGTGTGTGGCGCGGTAGTACAGGAGCAACTATTAGACCTAGGGCCTGAATGGAGGGCTTTTACTTCAGAGGAGAAAGGACAGAGGGCGCGTACAGGGGCGCCGTTGACCCGCCTAATATCTGAGGCGCTTACAACAGTTATAGACTGGAGAGATAAAGATGTCTCGGGCAAGGAGCTTGACATAAAGCGGAAGCTTGAGGTAATCAGGTTAAGGAAATGGCAAACAAGAGCCCGTGTTCAGACATCTTATGAAAGAAATTTCATACAGGCAGCTCAAGAGCTAGAGAGATTGAGAAGTTCTATGGGCGTACCGAGGCCATGTGTTGAGCAAGCGCTCGAGATTTATAGACAAGCGCTTGAGAAAGAGCTCGTAAGAGGCAGATCTGTGGAGGCTATGGCTGCAGCCGCCTTATATATGGCATGTCGTATGATGAAAATGCCGAGACCTCTTGATGAGTTAGTGAGATATACTAAAGCCTCAAGGAGAGAGGTGGCTCGTTGCTATCGCTTACTTCTCCGCGAGCTTAATGTCAAGGTTCCAATAAGCGACCCGGTGCTCTATATATCGAGAATAGCTGAGCAGTTAAAGCTCAGCGGCGAGGTAGTTAAGACAGCTATCGAGATTTTACAGAAGGCGAAAAAAGCCGGGATAACAGCCGGAAAAGATCCTGCAGGGCTAGCCGCCGCGGCGGTGTATATAGCGTCGTTGCTACATGGCGATAATAGGACTCAAAAAGACTTCGCTGTTGCAGCTGGCGTCACTGAGGTGACAGTTCGAAATAGGTATAAAGAATTAGCAAAAACGCTTAATATAAAAGTTCCTGTAAAATAA
- a CDS encoding replication factor C small subunit has product MSELFWFEKYRPRSFDEVVDLEEVKSRLREFVKSGNMPHLLFYGPPGTGKTTMALVLARELYGEYWRENTLELNASDERGINVIRERVKEFARTAPVGKAPFKLVILDEADNMTSDAQQALRRIMEIYAQNTRFILLANYISGIIEPIQSRVVMIRFNPLPKEAVISRLRYIAENEGVKISDDALETIYEFTQGDMRKAINALQIAAATEKEITEDVVARALGMVSPRLLRETLQEALKGNFSKAMTQIYGFVVDGGVGELEIIRQIHREVLRLDVPEYVKPELAYIIAEAHYATLRGARGLTQIFGALAKIRRLLKQAV; this is encoded by the coding sequence ATGAGCGAGTTGTTTTGGTTTGAGAAGTATCGTCCTCGTTCGTTTGATGAGGTGGTTGATTTGGAGGAGGTTAAGAGCCGGCTTAGGGAGTTTGTGAAGAGTGGTAATATGCCGCATCTCCTCTTCTACGGCCCTCCTGGCACTGGGAAGACTACCATGGCTCTTGTCTTGGCGAGAGAGCTCTACGGCGAGTATTGGCGTGAGAATACGCTAGAGCTCAACGCCTCAGATGAGAGAGGTATAAACGTAATCCGGGAGAGAGTAAAGGAATTCGCCCGCACAGCCCCAGTAGGCAAAGCCCCCTTCAAACTAGTCATACTAGACGAAGCAGACAACATGACAAGCGACGCACAACAAGCACTAAGAAGAATAATGGAAATATACGCACAAAACACAAGATTCATACTACTGGCAAACTACATAAGTGGAATTATCGAGCCTATACAATCGAGGGTAGTCATGATCAGATTTAATCCCCTTCCCAAAGAAGCTGTTATTTCTAGGCTTAGATATATCGCAGAGAACGAGGGTGTTAAAATCTCTGACGACGCCCTGGAAACAATATATGAATTTACACAAGGAGATATGAGAAAGGCTATAAATGCGCTTCAGATAGCCGCGGCAACAGAGAAGGAGATTACAGAGGATGTTGTGGCTAGAGCGCTCGGCATGGTATCGCCTAGGTTGTTAAGAGAAACTTTGCAAGAGGCGTTGAAGGGGAATTTTAGTAAGGCTATGACACAGATCTATGGATTTGTTGTCGACGGCGGCGTCGGCGAATTAGAAATCATTAGACAGATACATCGAGAAGTTTTGAGACTAGATGTCCCGGAGTATGTAAAGCCAGAGCTTGCGTATATCATCGCAGAAGCTCACTATGCCACATTGAGGGGGGCTCGTGGACTTACACAGATATTTGGAGCTCTTGCAAAAATAAGAAGACTTTTAAAACAAGCCGTATAG
- a CDS encoding TGS domain-containing protein produces MPANLPAEAKAAWLKVMEAKTVEEKIRAMEEFLSTVPKHKGTEKLIKHIRRRLAELRREAVERREKTRILRGGGPRLYVAKEGDLQVAVIGPPSSGKTSLLRCLTNTTLEPDDLPFSTAEPVPAMYIEDGVYIQLVKTPSLVLNEQSELNTITLATVRNADAVLLVIGANSAVGTLERIFKFFEEEGVYLYPPRSYVKVERRGLGGIQIVGQGQIVGGTLNDVKKLLNDYGIYHAVVHISGYVTLDDVEEALYIEKQFKPTIAIVTMPDLYNPGELAAYFTKSGVLYHIANLRTCDIDRRRLLEDLLKTTGRIRVFTKPIHSKSYVRKPIVVKAGSTVKDVAALIHSSLVDTFKYAVVWKRDTFPQSPKRVGRDYVLSDNDVVEIHT; encoded by the coding sequence GTGCCCGCTAATTTGCCGGCGGAAGCTAAGGCTGCTTGGTTAAAAGTAATGGAGGCTAAAACTGTGGAGGAGAAAATTAGAGCTATGGAGGAGTTTCTGTCTACAGTACCCAAGCATAAGGGTACGGAGAAGTTAATTAAACACATTAGACGCAGACTTGCTGAGTTAAGAAGAGAGGCTGTGGAGAGACGAGAAAAGACACGTATATTACGTGGCGGTGGCCCCCGCCTCTATGTGGCTAAAGAAGGCGATTTACAAGTTGCTGTTATTGGTCCGCCTAGTTCAGGTAAGACGTCTCTCTTACGTTGTCTTACAAATACTACGCTAGAGCCAGATGACTTGCCCTTTTCAACGGCGGAACCTGTCCCCGCTATGTATATAGAAGACGGCGTCTATATACAACTTGTGAAAACGCCGAGTCTAGTGTTGAACGAACAAAGCGAGCTTAATACAATAACTCTGGCAACTGTGAGAAACGCAGACGCTGTTTTACTTGTCATAGGCGCGAATAGCGCAGTAGGCACATTGGAAAGGATCTTTAAGTTTTTTGAAGAAGAGGGCGTATATCTCTACCCCCCACGTAGTTACGTGAAAGTGGAGAGGCGGGGTCTTGGAGGGATTCAGATAGTTGGCCAGGGTCAGATAGTCGGCGGGACTTTAAACGATGTTAAAAAGCTCTTAAATGACTATGGGATTTATCATGCGGTGGTACATATAAGCGGATATGTAACACTAGATGACGTCGAAGAAGCGCTTTATATTGAAAAGCAATTCAAGCCGACAATAGCTATAGTTACCATGCCGGATTTATATAACCCAGGGGAGTTAGCGGCGTACTTTACTAAAAGCGGGGTGTTATATCACATAGCGAATCTGAGGACGTGTGATATAGATAGGAGAAGGTTATTAGAGGATCTTTTAAAGACCACGGGTAGAATCAGAGTATTTACAAAACCTATACATTCAAAGTCCTACGTAAGAAAGCCAATTGTAGTAAAAGCCGGCTCCACAGTAAAAGATGTTGCAGCTTTAATTCACTCTTCCCTAGTGGATACTTTTAAATACGCAGTTGTATGGAAGAGAGATACCTTTCCGCAGAGTCCCAAACGCGTGGGCCGCGATTACGTGCTTTCTGACAATGACGTTGTGGAGATTCACACTTAA
- a CDS encoding enoyl-CoA hydratase/isomerase family protein, with translation MVRIETVGKYIKVVLTGEKRNVFSLEMINQLMNVSCDRDVLVTNEGPVFSSGLDLSIFLQNKDDVLEYLFKIHRFVKKILSCPGRVIAYVTGDVYGFGVEFLYFTDYVIASSENIKFSLQGINFGVFPPYTIAIGNRLFPIGYLKVMLNREFYTREALSFGIVSEIGSLSIEKLFSPPVYTQEHIKPRRWLLDVVEEAVPYLFKLAEIGTREETRERIRKFLRR, from the coding sequence GTGGTAAGAATTGAGACAGTTGGTAAATATATCAAGGTGGTATTAACAGGCGAAAAGAGAAACGTCTTCTCGCTTGAGATGATAAACCAACTAATGAATGTAAGTTGTGATAGAGATGTCTTGGTAACTAATGAAGGGCCTGTGTTTTCCTCAGGTCTTGACCTCTCTATATTTTTACAAAATAAAGATGATGTCTTAGAGTATCTCTTTAAGATCCATAGATTCGTGAAGAAGATCCTTAGCTGTCCGGGCCGCGTGATTGCATATGTTACTGGGGATGTATACGGCTTTGGGGTAGAATTTCTATATTTTACTGACTACGTTATTGCCTCTAGCGAGAATATTAAGTTCTCATTGCAAGGCATAAACTTCGGGGTGTTTCCACCGTACACCATAGCTATAGGAAATCGACTATTTCCTATAGGATATCTGAAAGTTATGTTGAATAGAGAATTTTACACACGCGAAGCTCTTTCATTCGGAATAGTGTCTGAAATAGGCAGTCTAAGCATAGAGAAGTTATTTTCGCCGCCAGTTTATACACAAGAACATATAAAGCCTCGACGTTGGCTACTAGACGTAGTAGAGGAGGCTGTTCCGTATCTTTTCAAACTGGCGGAGATCGGTACACGCGAGGAAACTAGAGAACGTATTAGAAAGTTTCTAAGGCGTTGA